From Desulfobacterales bacterium, the proteins below share one genomic window:
- a CDS encoding nitronate monooxygenase yields the protein MTNPPPVKTAFTDMLLIDYPLIGAPMFLVSYEELAAAVSAAGGLGALPLPNFRTLADLEAALGKVRELTDKPIGVNIHLSGKFEWKKQLKICLETGVRFFITSLGDPSPILEEVHASGGKVFADVVTVEQGLRARDRGLDGLIAVGAGAGGHGGRTPTMVLVPYLKQKTGLPVIAAGGISTGAQMAAALCLGACAVITGTRLVATLESRAQEAYKQAVIQAGPEDIVCTDKITGNPANWLARSIQSFEEQPELGSKKWRDLWSAGQSVAQAEAIEPAGQIILEMVTDFYKTCREMSLYAAQWPQSF from the coding sequence ATGACAAATCCGCCGCCCGTTAAAACCGCATTTACCGACATGCTCTTGATCGACTACCCATTAATCGGGGCCCCGATGTTTCTGGTGTCTTATGAAGAACTGGCTGCCGCCGTTTCCGCAGCCGGCGGCCTGGGCGCCCTCCCCCTGCCCAACTTTCGCACGCTTGCCGATCTTGAGGCCGCCCTGGGAAAAGTCCGGGAACTCACAGATAAACCCATTGGTGTGAACATCCACCTTTCCGGAAAATTCGAGTGGAAAAAACAACTCAAAATCTGCCTGGAGACAGGGGTTCGGTTTTTTATCACTTCACTGGGCGATCCCTCGCCGATCCTGGAAGAGGTCCATGCCAGCGGGGGAAAGGTTTTCGCGGATGTGGTCACCGTGGAGCAGGGGCTCAGGGCAAGGGACAGGGGCCTGGACGGCCTTATTGCCGTGGGCGCGGGCGCCGGCGGCCATGGCGGGCGAACCCCGACCATGGTTTTGGTCCCTTATCTCAAACAAAAAACCGGCCTGCCCGTAATCGCGGCGGGAGGTATCAGCACGGGCGCCCAGATGGCCGCCGCCCTCTGTCTGGGGGCGTGTGCCGTAATTACCGGCACGCGCCTGGTGGCCACCCTGGAATCCCGTGCCCAAGAGGCCTACAAGCAGGCCGTGATCCAGGCAGGACCGGAAGACATCGTCTGCACGGACAAAATAACCGGCAACCCGGCCAACTGGCTTGCCCGGAGCATCCAATCTTTCGAGGAGCAGCCGGAGCTTGGATCCAAAAAATGGCGGGATCTGTGGAGCGCGGGGCAGAGTGTGGCCCAGGCGGAGGCTATTGAGCCGGCCGGTCAGATTATCCTGGAAATGGTTACCGACTTCTACAAAACCTGCCGGGAAATGTCACTTTATGCGGCGCAATGGCCGCAATCTTTCTAA
- a CDS encoding AMP-binding protein yields the protein MISQTIPDLYDRCVHHFGEHVALTYHDQSYTYRQMGENALCLAQGLQQELGIRKGDKVAFLMPNRPEYVFCEYAVAKTGAIRVPLAVLLGNFDHIYMMNHAECTTLIYHEKMTSRVAEMIPALETVTQFVCICDDTSSLPEGHHHLQSLMQNHAPNPQPVDLDPEDLVGIYFTGGTTGKPKGVMLSHRAWVYTVLMEMLEFGFGWEEVFAYLTPLTHAGGCLLLPVLLRKGRAVIFDHFEPSLFLEKVEAEGITSTFMVPTMIYGLLDFPDLPNYGLDSLQNIIYGAAPIAPERLKQAVNRFGPILTQLFGQTEAPMCFSVMSRSDHVISDPEREREVFSSAGRPTFHAKIRLLDDQGNPAPPGEPGEIVVKCANVMHGYLKNPEATQQTLKDGWLYTGDIARQDHEGFLYIVDRKKDMVVSGGFNIFPREIEDVLFDHPAVKHAAVIGVPDNKWGEAVKAIVVLYEEKSATEKELIAFVKERKGSLVAPKSIEFWDHIPLTNLGKLDKKAMRDQYWKEQERKV from the coding sequence ATGATTTCCCAGACCATACCCGACTTATATGATCGATGCGTCCACCATTTCGGGGAACACGTGGCGCTAACCTATCATGACCAGTCCTATACCTACCGACAGATGGGTGAGAACGCCCTTTGCCTGGCCCAGGGCCTCCAGCAGGAACTAGGTATCCGGAAGGGCGACAAGGTGGCCTTTCTGATGCCCAATCGCCCGGAGTATGTCTTCTGCGAATACGCGGTTGCCAAAACCGGCGCCATCAGGGTTCCCCTGGCAGTGCTTCTTGGCAACTTTGACCATATCTACATGATGAATCATGCCGAGTGCACGACGCTGATCTATCATGAAAAAATGACCTCCCGGGTTGCGGAAATGATTCCCGCCCTGGAAACCGTCACGCAGTTCGTCTGCATCTGCGACGACACTTCCTCGCTTCCGGAGGGCCACCACCACCTGCAAAGCCTGATGCAAAATCACGCCCCCAACCCGCAGCCCGTGGATCTGGACCCGGAGGACCTGGTCGGCATTTACTTTACCGGAGGCACCACAGGCAAACCTAAAGGAGTTATGCTTTCCCACCGGGCCTGGGTCTACACCGTACTCATGGAGATGCTGGAGTTCGGTTTCGGATGGGAGGAGGTCTTCGCCTATCTGACCCCGCTGACGCACGCGGGTGGCTGTCTGCTTCTGCCCGTGCTGCTGCGCAAGGGCCGGGCGGTTATTTTTGACCATTTCGAACCTTCGCTATTTCTTGAAAAAGTGGAAGCGGAAGGAATCACCTCCACTTTCATGGTCCCCACCATGATCTATGGTCTCCTGGATTTCCCGGATCTGCCGAACTACGGGCTCGACTCCCTGCAAAACATCATTTACGGTGCCGCCCCCATTGCGCCCGAACGCTTAAAACAGGCGGTAAACCGGTTCGGCCCGATCCTCACCCAGCTTTTCGGGCAAACCGAGGCCCCCATGTGCTTCAGCGTCATGTCCCGGAGCGACCACGTGATCTCGGACCCGGAGCGGGAGCGGGAGGTTTTCAGCTCAGCGGGTCGACCGACCTTCCACGCGAAAATCCGCCTTCTCGATGATCAGGGCAACCCCGCGCCCCCTGGCGAACCCGGCGAAATCGTGGTCAAATGTGCCAATGTCATGCACGGATACCTGAAAAACCCGGAAGCCACACAGCAGACCCTTAAAGATGGCTGGCTCTATACAGGCGACATTGCCAGGCAGGATCATGAAGGCTTTCTCTACATCGTTGACAGAAAGAAAGACATGGTGGTCAGCGGCGGTTTCAACATCTTCCCGCGGGAAATAGAGGATGTCCTGTTTGACCACCCGGCTGTTAAACATGCGGCCGTCATCGGTGTGCCGGACAACAAATGGGGAGAGGCGGTCAAGGCCATTGTGGTCCTGTATGAGGAAAAATCCGCCACCGAAAAAGAGCTTATCGCTTTTGTCAAGGAACGTAAGGGCAGCCTGGTAGCGCCGAAATCCATTGAATTCTGGGATCATATCCCGCTTACCAATCTGGGCAAGCTGGATAAAAAGGCCATGCGGGATCAATACTGGAAGGAGCAGGAAAGAAAAGTCTAA
- a CDS encoding MaoC/PaaZ C-terminal domain-containing protein, whose amino-acid sequence MQPSKYGDDFKIGDVYTTGAITVTETHVVNWAGLTMDFYPLHMDKEYAAKTQFGERLVHGPLIFALAVGLVGSANFAGDSAIAWLGVDNMKMLAPVKIHDTIRVEVEVVEQKPTKNPGRGVQTWRYTVKNQRDEAVMAFDYIMMFHMRA is encoded by the coding sequence ATGCAACCAAGCAAATACGGCGACGACTTTAAAATCGGCGATGTTTACACAACCGGGGCCATTACGGTGACCGAGACCCATGTGGTCAATTGGGCCGGCCTTACCATGGATTTTTATCCCCTGCACATGGACAAGGAGTATGCGGCTAAAACCCAGTTCGGGGAAAGGCTGGTCCATGGCCCGCTTATCTTTGCTTTGGCCGTGGGCCTGGTGGGTTCAGCGAATTTTGCCGGCGACTCGGCCATTGCCTGGCTGGGAGTGGACAACATGAAGATGCTGGCACCGGTAAAAATCCATGACACCATTCGGGTGGAGGTTGAGGTTGTGGAGCAGAAGCCAACCAAAAACCCGGGGCGCGGCGTTCAAACCTGGAGATATACCGTAAAGAATCAAAGAGATGAAGCGGTAATGGCTTTTGACTACATCATGATGTTTCACATGCGTGCTTAG
- a CDS encoding Zn-ribbon domain-containing OB-fold protein, with amino-acid sequence MNASKKPMPVVSPWAQPFWDGTREEKLMLQKCSDCAKFIFYPRIVCPHCFSDNLEWAQSSGKGTVYSYTVVENNAPSFFQDEMPFVVALIRLQEGVQMMSNIVSCEPSEVYCDMPVEVTFDKVSEEFTLPKFRPATGS; translated from the coding sequence ATGAACGCTTCAAAAAAACCCATGCCCGTGGTCAGCCCGTGGGCCCAGCCCTTTTGGGACGGGACGCGGGAAGAAAAACTCATGCTCCAGAAATGCTCGGATTGCGCCAAGTTTATTTTCTATCCCAGAATCGTCTGTCCCCATTGTTTCAGCGATAACCTGGAATGGGCCCAGTCCAGCGGGAAAGGCACTGTTTACTCGTATACGGTGGTTGAAAACAACGCGCCCTCGTTCTTCCAGGACGAGATGCCTTTTGTTGTGGCCCTTATCCGCCTGCAGGAGGGCGTCCAGATGATGAGCAACATCGTTTCCTGCGAGCCCTCTGAGGTCTATTGCGACATGCCGGTGGAGGTGACATTTGACAAGGTAAGCGAGGAATTCACGCTTCCCAAATTTCGGCCGGCAACAGGGAGCTGA
- a CDS encoding acyl-CoA dehydrogenase family protein, producing the protein MDFGFSSEDAMIKKAIHEWVNKECAKDTVRDMDDTAQYPKKLLRNLSRLGFNGLTAAETYGGEGENLTAACLIVTEIASRYPVLARCYAANALLGGMLLSNLGDEEQKKKFLPGLCSGKQLACIGLRFDGADKGEEGIRAQWDSEPDTLVVNGAIDHVENADQADIIFLPVEMKDAPDSEPGAVVYMILDAKMVQCRPGAERMGYKGLKACTVECRDLKVSADRLLGGKAAGKPGDRLSTVWDLYLLSTAFEALGIAKGAYDATLEHARQRVQFNRSIGKFPAISRMINEMLKGIQAAELLSFKAAWKAGKKQSIRQESAIAAWSALEAAQQAVQDSMQIFGGYGYTMEYDIQRYFRDITVLMNAATAFESLNQRIALSTGLAG; encoded by the coding sequence ATGGATTTCGGCTTTTCCTCCGAAGACGCCATGATAAAAAAAGCGATTCATGAGTGGGTGAATAAGGAATGCGCAAAAGATACCGTCCGGGACATGGACGACACGGCGCAGTATCCCAAAAAACTTTTACGCAACCTGAGCCGCCTGGGCTTTAACGGGTTAACAGCGGCGGAAACATACGGCGGGGAAGGCGAAAACCTGACAGCCGCCTGCCTGATTGTGACGGAAATCGCTTCCCGGTACCCGGTGCTGGCCAGGTGTTACGCCGCAAACGCCCTCCTGGGCGGGATGCTGCTCTCAAACCTCGGCGATGAAGAACAAAAGAAAAAATTCCTGCCGGGGCTCTGCAGCGGCAAACAGCTGGCTTGCATCGGTCTGCGCTTCGACGGGGCGGATAAAGGAGAAGAAGGCATCCGCGCGCAGTGGGATTCGGAACCGGACACGCTCGTTGTGAACGGTGCCATCGATCATGTGGAAAATGCGGATCAGGCGGATATCATTTTCCTGCCGGTTGAAATGAAGGACGCCCCGGATTCGGAACCAGGGGCGGTTGTTTACATGATTCTGGACGCAAAAATGGTTCAATGCCGGCCCGGCGCGGAACGAATGGGATACAAGGGCCTGAAGGCCTGCACTGTTGAGTGCCGGGACCTGAAGGTATCTGCAGACAGGCTGCTGGGCGGCAAAGCGGCTGGCAAGCCCGGGGACCGGTTGTCCACCGTATGGGATCTGTATCTGCTTTCAACGGCTTTTGAAGCCCTGGGCATCGCCAAAGGGGCTTATGATGCCACCCTGGAACATGCCCGCCAGCGGGTGCAGTTCAATCGTTCCATCGGAAAATTCCCCGCGATATCGCGCATGATAAATGAAATGCTAAAAGGAATCCAGGCTGCTGAGCTGCTTTCATTCAAGGCGGCCTGGAAAGCCGGAAAAAAGCAAAGTATCCGGCAGGAAAGCGCCATTGCCGCCTGGTCGGCACTGGAGGCGGCCCAGCAGGCGGTCCAGGACAGTATGCAGATTTTCGGGGGCTACGGCTACACCATGGAATATGATATCCAGCGCTACTTCAGGGACATCACCGTGCTGATGAATGCCGCCACCGCGTTTGAGTCGCTCAATCAAAGGATCGCTTTGAGTACCGGCCTGGCCGGTTAA
- a CDS encoding class I adenylate-forming enzyme family protein, whose amino-acid sequence MDILLQNAANTPEHTALVDPYNKEQIIGLGAQPRQLTHRELAQNVDSLALNLKDLGIGHDDVILIQLPNVVESLLTLFAAGRIGAIASPLPMQARAHELNHALEMTNARAIVTLASFHDYDHMDMMRRVREKNPSLEHIIIVGLEAPEEALHFERLIERRADAASRQDELKDGQSGPNEVFTLCWTSGTEAEPKGVPRTHNQWISIARVVVEGTQLFNGAAIHGTFPVINMAGIGGLLIPWVLTGGKFVLHHPFDMESFFPQLIKEEIYYTLMPPALLDTLAKSQRVNALKQSKVEVVASGSAPLAPWMVKFFQEECSIGIVNFFASNEGVALFSIPKLFPKPEDRATYFPRFGGEGVHFDLPHQVIGGMKSRLTKPGTGEVITETGEIGELGFSGPTMFSGYWKRPELTAKSFDADGFYRTGDLFSIEGDRKEKLLFQGRLKDLIIRGGYNISPEEVEIFISKHPAVREVAVAGFPDERLGQRVGVAIVPFEGQEITMETLKQYLEENGLAKYKWPEKLKIVENLPRNPLQKVLKREVKKLFTD is encoded by the coding sequence ATGGACATTCTGCTTCAAAACGCTGCCAATACACCGGAGCACACCGCCCTGGTCGATCCCTACAATAAAGAGCAGATAATCGGACTGGGAGCGCAGCCAAGGCAATTGACCCACAGGGAGCTGGCGCAGAATGTGGACAGCCTGGCCCTGAACCTCAAGGATCTGGGTATCGGCCATGATGATGTCATCCTCATCCAGCTGCCCAATGTTGTCGAGTCCCTTCTGACCCTTTTTGCCGCAGGCCGGATCGGCGCCATAGCCAGCCCGCTGCCCATGCAGGCCCGTGCCCATGAACTCAATCACGCACTGGAAATGACCAATGCCAGGGCAATAGTTACGCTTGCATCTTTCCACGATTATGATCACATGGACATGATGCGCCGGGTCCGGGAAAAAAATCCCAGCCTGGAGCACATCATTATCGTCGGGCTCGAGGCGCCGGAAGAGGCTTTGCACTTTGAGCGCCTGATTGAGCGGAGAGCCGACGCCGCATCCCGGCAGGATGAACTGAAGGATGGGCAAAGCGGGCCCAACGAGGTTTTTACTCTGTGCTGGACCTCAGGGACCGAGGCGGAACCCAAAGGCGTGCCCCGAACCCATAACCAATGGATTTCCATAGCCCGCGTCGTGGTCGAAGGAACGCAGCTGTTCAACGGCGCTGCAATCCATGGGACATTTCCGGTTATCAATATGGCGGGGATCGGGGGATTGCTCATCCCCTGGGTTCTGACCGGCGGCAAATTCGTTCTCCATCATCCTTTTGACATGGAGAGCTTCTTCCCGCAACTGATTAAAGAAGAGATCTACTATACGCTCATGCCCCCGGCCCTTTTGGACACGCTGGCCAAGTCCCAGCGGGTAAACGCCTTAAAACAGTCCAAGGTAGAGGTGGTGGCCTCCGGCTCTGCCCCGCTGGCACCCTGGATGGTCAAATTCTTCCAGGAGGAATGCAGCATCGGAATCGTTAATTTCTTTGCCTCAAATGAAGGCGTCGCGCTTTTCAGTATCCCCAAACTCTTCCCCAAGCCCGAGGACCGGGCGACCTACTTCCCCCGTTTCGGCGGCGAAGGCGTCCACTTTGACCTTCCGCACCAGGTCATTGGCGGGATGAAAAGCCGGCTGACAAAGCCTGGAACCGGAGAGGTAATAACTGAAACCGGAGAGATCGGTGAATTGGGCTTTTCCGGACCGACCATGTTTTCAGGATATTGGAAACGGCCGGAACTCACCGCAAAATCTTTTGATGCGGACGGGTTTTACCGAACCGGCGATCTCTTCTCCATTGAAGGCGATCGCAAAGAAAAACTGCTGTTTCAAGGAAGACTGAAAGATCTCATTATCCGGGGCGGCTACAACATCAGTCCCGAAGAGGTGGAAATATTTATTTCCAAACACCCGGCGGTCAGAGAAGTAGCGGTTGCCGGGTTTCCGGATGAGCGCCTGGGGCAGCGGGTAGGCGTGGCAATAGTTCCCTTCGAAGGACAGGAAATAACCATGGAAACATTGAAGCAATACCTGGAAGAAAACGGCCTGGCAAAATACAAATGGCCGGAAAAGCTTAAAATTGTCGAAAATCTGCCCCGCAATCCATTGCAGAAAGTCCTGAAACGAGAAGTTAAAAAACTGTTTACCGATTAA
- a CDS encoding acetyl-CoA acetyltransferase — MMGSIKDKVAIIGMGCTKFGENWDMSFDDMVIEAVYEAFADSGMAEKDMEAVWIGSYWSNLPAPSQPLATTLKLDYKPITRVENMCATASDALRNAVYAVASGAYDVALAIGAEKLKDSGVSGLPTDDLAMGLVSTAPNTFRSRNFTAPGHFAMMAVKYFEKYGLSPEEGRKMLARIMVKNHKNGLLAPNAHFKMEITEEQVLKAPMVAWPLGLLDCCGVSDGAAAAIVVPAEKAKEYRKDPVYLKAMQIAVGPSEGYMNPEHDWTMVKETYRAGQAAYTEAGITKPREEISLAEVHDCFSITEAVIYEDLQFSPRGQAKKDIESGTFELDGKLPVNTDGGLKCFGHPIGASGLRMMYEVYKQLQGKADKRQVEAPKLGLTHNLGGTPGGCTISVNIAGI, encoded by the coding sequence ATGATGGGCAGCATCAAGGATAAAGTCGCCATTATAGGCATGGGCTGTACAAAATTTGGTGAGAACTGGGACATGAGCTTTGATGATATGGTTATTGAAGCGGTCTATGAAGCTTTTGCCGATTCGGGCATGGCAGAGAAAGATATGGAGGCCGTATGGATCGGCTCTTACTGGTCCAATCTGCCCGCCCCCAGTCAGCCCCTGGCCACCACGCTGAAACTCGATTACAAGCCGATTACCCGGGTGGAAAACATGTGCGCCACCGCCTCGGATGCGCTGCGCAACGCTGTATACGCCGTTGCCTCAGGGGCTTATGACGTAGCCCTGGCAATCGGTGCCGAAAAACTCAAGGACTCCGGGGTAAGCGGGCTGCCCACCGATGACCTGGCCATGGGCCTCGTGTCAACCGCACCCAATACGTTCAGGAGCCGAAATTTTACGGCTCCCGGGCATTTTGCCATGATGGCGGTCAAATACTTCGAAAAATACGGTCTTTCTCCTGAAGAGGGACGCAAGATGCTGGCCCGGATTATGGTAAAAAACCATAAAAACGGCCTGTTGGCCCCGAACGCCCATTTCAAAATGGAAATCACAGAGGAGCAGGTCCTCAAAGCTCCCATGGTGGCATGGCCCCTGGGGCTTCTGGACTGCTGCGGGGTCAGCGACGGAGCAGCCGCGGCCATTGTGGTGCCCGCCGAGAAAGCCAAAGAATACCGGAAAGATCCTGTTTATTTAAAAGCCATGCAGATCGCCGTGGGGCCGTCTGAGGGGTACATGAATCCGGAGCACGACTGGACCATGGTCAAAGAGACCTATCGCGCCGGCCAGGCGGCTTATACCGAGGCCGGCATAACAAAGCCCCGCGAGGAAATCAGCCTCGCAGAAGTCCACGACTGCTTTTCCATAACCGAGGCGGTAATTTATGAGGATCTGCAATTTTCCCCCCGCGGACAGGCAAAAAAAGACATCGAGAGCGGCACCTTTGAACTCGACGGGAAACTGCCGGTGAATACGGACGGCGGCCTCAAGTGTTTCGGCCATCCCATCGGGGCCTCCGGTCTCCGGATGATGTATGAAGTATACAAACAGCTTCAGGGAAAAGCCGATAAACGGCAGGTAGAGGCCCCCAAACTGGGTTTGACCCACAACCTGGGCGGAACCCCGGGGGGATGCACCATCAGTGTCAATATAGCCGGGATCTGA
- a CDS encoding OB-fold domain-containing protein, with protein sequence MIGITGYGVYIPFYKLDRAAIGSFWGGGRPPGEKAVANFDEDSVTMAVEACRNCLADMPPKKTGALYLSSTSLPYAEKQNAVFVATALDLEKQTFTSDITGSLRAGTNGLLQAMAQCHGKDDPALVVASDTRLAKPFGNKEMSLGDGAAALAVGSQDVIAAIEQTHSSYEDIYDTYRVSGSPYLQDWDERFARDSGYIRTMTTGIREALEKWHMQPAEFQKLVISAANPGYLKKPLKTLGFDFKQQQAQDPLFGAVGFTGAAHPFLLLCAALENAAPGERILFAAYGDGCDVFSLKTTDAIAGFQKSQKMQTLLQDRQAVTYQKYLRWKNLVEMEPAKRPKQEAASSVALYRDQKCGMAFNGSKCRNCGTIQYPVQRICMNCRTKDDFEYYSFADQKGQITTFSHDFLAVTPDPPATLAAVDFEAGGRVMLDITDREPDAVHIGMPVVPTFRKFRLTEGIQVYWWKAKPLKK encoded by the coding sequence ATGATTGGTATCACCGGCTATGGCGTCTATATTCCGTTTTACAAACTAGACAGAGCAGCAATCGGTTCTTTCTGGGGGGGGGGCAGGCCGCCCGGAGAGAAAGCAGTGGCCAATTTTGACGAGGATTCGGTTACCATGGCGGTGGAAGCCTGCCGGAACTGTCTGGCAGACATGCCCCCAAAAAAAACGGGCGCGCTTTACCTGTCCTCCACTTCCCTGCCGTATGCCGAAAAGCAGAATGCCGTTTTTGTGGCCACAGCCCTGGATTTGGAAAAACAAACCTTTACCAGCGACATCACCGGTTCCCTCAGGGCCGGAACAAACGGGCTGTTACAGGCCATGGCGCAATGCCATGGCAAAGACGATCCGGCGCTGGTGGTGGCATCCGACACCCGGCTGGCCAAGCCCTTCGGGAACAAGGAAATGAGTTTGGGCGACGGGGCGGCCGCCCTGGCTGTCGGCAGCCAGGATGTGATTGCCGCCATAGAGCAGACCCATAGCAGCTACGAGGACATTTATGACACCTACCGCGTCTCCGGCAGCCCCTACCTGCAGGATTGGGACGAACGATTTGCCCGGGATTCGGGATACATCCGAACCATGACCACCGGCATCAGGGAAGCCCTGGAAAAATGGCATATGCAGCCGGCCGAGTTTCAAAAACTCGTTATTTCGGCCGCCAACCCCGGCTACCTGAAAAAACCCCTGAAGACATTAGGCTTTGATTTCAAGCAGCAACAGGCGCAGGATCCGCTTTTCGGCGCCGTCGGATTTACAGGCGCCGCCCATCCCTTTCTGCTCCTCTGCGCCGCCCTGGAAAATGCCGCACCGGGTGAGCGGATTCTTTTCGCCGCGTACGGAGACGGCTGTGATGTCTTTTCATTAAAAACCACCGATGCGATTGCGGGTTTCCAAAAGAGCCAGAAAATGCAAACGCTGCTCCAGGACCGGCAGGCAGTAACTTATCAAAAATACCTGCGCTGGAAAAACCTGGTCGAAATGGAGCCTGCCAAGCGGCCAAAACAGGAAGCCGCATCAAGCGTGGCGCTCTACCGGGACCAGAAGTGCGGCATGGCCTTTAACGGGTCCAAATGCCGAAACTGCGGCACGATTCAATATCCGGTGCAGCGAATCTGCATGAACTGCAGGACCAAAGATGATTTTGAGTATTATTCCTTCGCCGATCAGAAAGGCCAAATTACCACTTTCTCCCATGACTTCCTGGCTGTTACGCCCGACCCGCCGGCAACCCTGGCTGCCGTGGATTTTGAAGCCGGTGGCAGGGTGATGCTCGATATTACGGACAGGGAGCCGGATGCGGTTCATATCGGGATGCCAGTGGTGCCGACATTCAGAAAATTCCGGCTCACCGAGGGCATCCAGGTCTACTGGTGGAAAGCCAAACCCTTAAAAAAATAA
- a CDS encoding acyl-CoA dehydrogenase family protein: protein MEHLLSKRQIELKEKTAAFVQKEIPPQVAAEVDQQDLFPHELMRKLGEEGFWKINIPEKYGGTDGSVIDLMVFFEEISKALPVLAWTAGDVLLYGNNILKVNGNREQQDTYLPRLANGEMKFCFALTEPDAGSDAANIQTSAEKIDGRYCINGSKVFISGASVSDIAVTNTRTDADRYGGITSFLVDTKTPGYQATPIKKIGYKGSDTCEVFYKNVKVDPGNILGGEECLNRGWEQVMRLLNNERLVLSACAIGISETILKEVIQTVRWRSRNSRTPGKYQDVEHETVEMATRLEAARSLAYRAGWLESQGIDCVKETSMTKYYCAEAGKKIAWTGMRILGEKGQAPDNVTQRLFRDIPVLAIGGGTSQIQKNIITKLLGL, encoded by the coding sequence GTGGAGCATCTCCTGAGCAAACGCCAAATCGAACTCAAAGAAAAAACCGCTGCTTTTGTCCAAAAGGAAATCCCCCCCCAGGTAGCCGCGGAAGTTGACCAACAGGATCTTTTTCCGCATGAGCTGATGCGGAAACTGGGCGAGGAAGGGTTCTGGAAAATCAATATCCCGGAAAAATACGGCGGGACTGACGGAAGCGTTATCGACCTGATGGTTTTTTTTGAGGAGATCTCAAAAGCTCTGCCGGTGCTGGCCTGGACGGCGGGCGATGTTCTCCTCTACGGAAACAATATTTTAAAAGTCAATGGAAACCGGGAACAGCAGGATACCTATTTGCCCCGGCTGGCCAACGGGGAGATGAAATTCTGCTTCGCCCTGACAGAACCGGATGCCGGCTCCGATGCCGCAAATATCCAGACATCCGCTGAAAAAATCGATGGCCGGTATTGCATCAACGGCAGCAAGGTTTTTATTTCCGGCGCCAGCGTCTCTGATATCGCGGTAACCAACACCCGCACCGATGCTGACCGGTATGGCGGAATCACATCCTTTTTGGTGGATACCAAAACTCCGGGCTACCAGGCAACCCCGATTAAAAAAATCGGCTACAAGGGTTCGGATACCTGTGAAGTGTTTTACAAGAACGTCAAGGTTGATCCCGGCAATATCCTGGGGGGCGAAGAATGCCTGAACAGGGGATGGGAACAGGTAATGCGCCTGCTGAACAATGAACGTCTGGTTCTGTCTGCCTGCGCCATAGGCATTTCAGAGACTATCCTAAAAGAGGTGATCCAGACGGTCCGGTGGCGGAGCCGGAACTCCCGTACCCCTGGGAAATATCAGGATGTGGAGCATGAAACCGTTGAGATGGCAACCCGGCTGGAAGCCGCCAGAAGCCTGGCATACCGTGCCGGATGGCTCGAATCCCAGGGCATCGACTGTGTGAAGGAAACATCCATGACCAAATACTACTGTGCCGAGGCAGGCAAAAAAATTGCCTGGACCGGCATGCGGATCCTTGGGGAAAAGGGGCAGGCCCCGGACAATGTAACCCAGCGATTATTCAGAGATATTCCCGTGCTGGCCATAGGCGGCGGCACGAGCCAGATTCAAAAAAACATCATCACCAAGCTACTGGGGCTTTAA
- a CDS encoding SDR family oxidoreductase — MDCSFLSQKGKVVLVTGGSRGIGKAAALTFADAGADIVICSRKAETLAEVAKEIEAKGAKCLYVPAHLKKLEDLENLVETVISECGRIDVLINNAATNPGMGDIVDTEDDMFDHIVDTNLKGYFRLSKRVGKLMQKQQSGHIVNISSAGGVSPAEGLGPYCVSKAGINMLTKQMAMELGPYNVRVNAIAPRIVKTGFSKALWSNDKLMEAEYKNTPLKCVATPEEIAQSALYLTSSAANYMTGHVLVLNGGAFF; from the coding sequence ATGGATTGTTCATTTTTATCGCAAAAAGGAAAAGTTGTTCTGGTCACCGGCGGCAGCAGGGGCATCGGCAAGGCCGCTGCGCTGACTTTCGCTGATGCGGGGGCGGATATCGTCATATGCAGCCGCAAGGCCGAGACGCTGGCCGAAGTCGCCAAGGAAATTGAGGCCAAGGGGGCCAAGTGCCTCTATGTACCGGCGCACCTGAAAAAGCTGGAAGACCTGGAAAACCTGGTGGAAACCGTAATTTCCGAGTGCGGGCGTATTGACGTACTGATCAACAACGCGGCGACAAACCCCGGCATGGGAGATATTGTCGATACCGAAGATGACATGTTTGATCACATTGTGGACACCAACCTCAAGGGTTATTTCCGGCTCAGCAAGCGGGTGGGAAAACTGATGCAAAAACAGCAGTCCGGACATATCGTCAACATCTCCTCGGCCGGCGGCGTCAGCCCGGCTGAAGGACTGGGACCCTATTGTGTCAGCAAGGCCGGCATCAACATGCTGACCAAACAGATGGCCATGGAACTTGGACCCTACAACGTGCGGGTCAATGCCATAGCGCCCCGCATCGTCAAGACGGGATTCAGCAAGGCCCTGTGGAGCAATGACAAATTGATGGAGGCCGAGTACAAGAATACGCCGCTCAAGTGCGTGGCCACCCCGGAAGAGATCGCCCAGTCAGCGCTATACCTTACTTCCTCTGCAGCCAACTATATGACCGGCCATGTATTGGTTTTAAACGGCGGAGCCTTTTTTTAA